One Oryza sativa Japonica Group chromosome 8, ASM3414082v1 DNA window includes the following coding sequences:
- the LOC107276901 gene encoding uncharacterized protein isoform X2 → MSRRHRHYPDPEVEDHFEDSTQDEPSDSLVTSTKESKGGRGPNVLMAPVPEKDRAVITPLNKDAWITNPMKKNVSSTITCLIKAHYPGTYRPLDKHGKQVPEDEAVVIAHYHNFPAHTRITILKEFLLRFKFADGREVDCARLFYRKAVERFSQALSHEKSEAKRSLEKHIENMRATELQQDGDAPSHDDFDVDDPQLWKAFPPYWIEQKWWDMLCDLWSDENVKKVSAQNSKNRMEGGGVHHTCGSRSVAMHKQAMIIENAGTDVDDIDVFERTHRHAKGKGQYANKKAEQLAVVYNDRVKEGENNQVDKQHVWVQLTKGRKRGRYYGLPGIIDRNHVGNSASAPSGSMETQPLYTQQQVQDIVQQAVTNAVNNAHQ, encoded by the exons ATGTCAAGACGCCATCGACATTATCCGGATCCTGAAGTTGAAGACCATTTTGAGGATTCAACACAAGATGAACCTTCAGATTCTTTGGTTACTTCAACAAAAGAAAGTAAGGGTGGTCGTGGTCCAAATGTTTTGATGGCACCAGTTCCAGAGAAAGATAGGGCAGTGATAACTCCACTCAATAAAGA TGCTTGGATTACGAATCCTATGAAGAAGAATGTTTCATCTACCATCACATGTCTTATAAAAGCTCACTACCCTGGCACATATAGACCTTTGGATAAACATGGCAAACAGGTGCCTGAGGATGAAGCAGTTGTCATTGCTCATTATCACAACTTTCCTGCTCATACAAGGATAACTATTCTGAAGGAATTTTTG CTGCGTTTTAAGTTTGCTGATGGTAGAGAAGTGGATTGTGCTAGATTATTTTATCGCAAAGCTGTTGAACGTTTTAGCCAAGCTTTGTCACATGAGAAATCTGAAGCAAAACGTTCTTTGGAAAAGCATATCGAAAATATGCGTGCGACTGAGTTACAACAGGATGGAGATGCCCCTTCTCATGATGATTTTGATGTTGATGATCCTCAACTTTGGAAGGCATTCCCTCCTTATTGGATTGAGCAAAAGTGGTGGGATATGTTGTGTGACTTGTGGTCTGATgaaaatgtaaagaaagtgtCAGCTCAAAACAGCAAAAATCGGATGGAAGGAGGTGGTGTTCATCATACTTGTGGTTCACGAAGTGTTGCTATGCATAAACAAGCCATG ATAATTGAGAATGCAGGGACGGATGTTGATGATATTGATGTCTTTGAACGCACACATCGACATGCAAAGGGCAAGGGACAGTATGCCAACAAGAAAGCTGAACAGTTAGCG gtGGTGTATAATGATCGTGTCAAGGAAGGAGAAAACAATCAAGTCGACAAACAACATGTTTGGGTGCAGCTCACTAAAGGTAGAAAACGTGGAAGGTATTATGGTCTTCCAGGAATTATAGATAGAAACCATGTTGGTAATTCAGCAAGTGCACCATCTGGTAGCATGGAGACACAGCCACTATATACACAGCAGCAAGTGCAAGACATTGTTCAGCAGGCAGTCACTAATGCTGTGAACAATGCTCATCAATAA